In a single window of the Campylobacter hyointestinalis subsp. lawsonii genome:
- the pstS gene encoding phosphate ABC transporter substrate-binding protein PstS: MLKKAICAVLVGTLGLSAADKLMGQGATFPLPIYKEWSKLYYKTTKNEVTYNGGGSGKGISAITDRNGDFGGSDSPLKTDELKEKGLLQFPAIIGSVVLAYNIEGIKDGELKLSSAAVAGIFSGEITKWNDEIIAKDNPNLKLPNETITPVVRSDSSGTTFNFTSYLSKANESWATKYGANKTINWGAKVVPANGNPLVASSIKQIPYSIGYIEYAYKLSSGLNVATLQTKDGDWAKATPENFAKAAANSNFSIKENFYDILAYSAGKGSYPIVAATFILLPNDKTENNKKVVKFFEWAFSDESAKAAAKKLGYEPLPNETVAMIKEYWKINKIKE; encoded by the coding sequence ATGTTAAAAAAAGCAATTTGTGCGGTTTTGGTTGGTACTTTAGGACTAAGTGCAGCCGATAAATTAATGGGTCAAGGTGCTACTTTTCCACTTCCTATCTACAAAGAGTGGAGCAAACTTTACTATAAAACTACAAAAAACGAAGTAACTTATAATGGTGGTGGAAGTGGTAAAGGCATAAGTGCGATAACAGATAGAAATGGTGACTTTGGCGGAAGTGATTCACCGCTTAAAACAGATGAGCTAAAAGAAAAAGGTCTATTACAATTCCCTGCTATCATCGGTAGCGTTGTTTTAGCTTATAATATAGAAGGCATAAAAGATGGCGAACTCAAGCTATCAAGCGCCGCTGTTGCTGGTATATTTTCAGGCGAGATAACAAAATGGAACGACGAAATCATAGCAAAAGACAATCCAAATTTAAAACTTCCAAATGAAACGATAACGCCTGTTGTTAGAAGTGATTCTAGTGGAACGACTTTTAATTTTACTAGCTATCTTTCAAAAGCAAATGAAAGCTGGGCAACAAAATACGGCGCTAATAAAACTATAAATTGGGGTGCTAAAGTCGTACCGGCAAATGGCAATCCACTTGTTGCAAGCTCTATAAAGCAAATTCCTTATTCTATAGGCTACATTGAGTATGCTTATAAACTTTCAAGCGGACTAAACGTGGCTACTTTACAAACAAAAGACGGCGATTGGGCCAAAGCTACTCCTGAAAATTTCGCAAAAGCAGCGGCAAATTCAAACTTTAGTATAAAAGAAAACTTTTATGATATTTTGGCATATTCTGCTGGAAAAGGGAGCTATCCTATCGTAGCAGCTACTTTTATTTTACTACCTAATGATAAAACTGAAAACAATAAAAAGGTAGTTAAATTTTTTGAGTGGGCATTTAGTGATGAGAGTGCCAAAGCTGCTGCGAAAAAACTCGGCTATGAGCCACTTCCAAATGAAACTGTGGCTATGATAAAAGAATATTGGAAAATTAATAAAATAAAAGAATAA
- a CDS encoding 3'(2'),5'-bisphosphate nucleotidase CysQ family protein codes for MKELTDIALLAAKAAGDAILKHYGNYNLTFKNDRSPLTSADLAANDAIFSYLEKTGIDICSEERILEYEKRDKSSKFWLIDPLDGTKEFISKNGEFCVCIALIEFGRPVLGVIYIPFSNEMFYSSGNSKVYKNGFLIGENLIPNNSLISGSHSYSQNTQTFADMFKFDIVKCGSAMKFCRLVEGKASIYPRFCNSSIWDIAAGDFLLSQSGGKVVSIENHKELRYDNENLKNGYFLAVNKNLVPNLNSYLKFIQNITS; via the coding sequence ATGAAAGAGCTTACTGATATCGCACTTCTAGCTGCTAAGGCGGCTGGAGATGCGATTTTAAAGCATTATGGCAACTACAACTTAACTTTTAAAAATGATAGATCGCCTCTTACTAGTGCTGATCTTGCTGCAAATGATGCTATATTTTCATATTTAGAAAAAACAGGCATAGATATCTGCTCTGAAGAGCGAATTTTAGAGTATGAAAAAAGGGATAAGAGTTCGAAATTTTGGCTTATAGATCCACTTGATGGCACAAAAGAGTTTATAAGCAAAAATGGTGAATTTTGCGTTTGTATAGCTCTTATAGAATTTGGAAGACCGGTCTTAGGCGTGATATATATACCTTTTAGCAACGAGATGTTTTATAGCTCTGGTAACTCTAAAGTCTATAAAAACGGCTTTTTAATCGGTGAAAATTTGATACCAAATAACTCTTTGATATCTGGAAGTCATAGTTATTCGCAAAATACTCAGACATTTGCCGATATGTTTAAATTTGATATTGTAAAATGCGGTTCTGCTATGAAATTTTGTCGTTTAGTAGAGGGCAAGGCTAGCATTTATCCAAGATTTTGCAACTCATCTATCTGGGATATTGCAGCTGGTGATTTTTTGCTTTCTCAAAGCGGTGGCAAAGTCGTCTCTATAGAAAACCATAAAGAGCTCAGATATGATAATGAAAATCTTAAAAATGGTTATTTTTTAGCAGTAAATAAAAACCTTGTGCCAAATTTAAATTCCTACCTTAAATTTATCCAAAATATCACTAGTTAA
- a CDS encoding citrate synthase — protein MSNTVTLTDNRNGKSYEFPILDGTKGPSVIDISTLYKDTGMFTFDRGYTSTAMCRSAITFIDGEKGELMHRGYDIAWLAENKLYLDVVYLLLNKHLPSPEELESFRRELKERSFLNEKMLKLFDCFPDKAHPMAVLQASVATMSAYYKRDMNFDDMKDYMELAKRLVAKIPTFIAFHYRYTRGFPVIYPDLDRGFTENFLYMLRAFPHNKVDLRPIEVKAFDTVLMLHADHEQNASTTTVRTVGSTHAHPYSCISAGIGALWGHAHGGANEGVIRQLEMIGTPDRVDEFIKKAKDKNDPFRLMGFGHRVYKNFDPRAKVLKGLRDKLINEIGIDNNLIKVASRIEEIALNDDYFVSRNLYPNVDFHSGLILKALGIPNEMFAAIFVMGRVPGWLSQWMELKSQDSIKIVRPRQLYVGPTCPPKD, from the coding sequence ATGAGCAATACCGTAACACTTACTGATAATAGAAATGGCAAGAGTTATGAGTTTCCTATATTAGATGGAACTAAAGGACCTAGCGTTATTGATATCTCTACGCTTTATAAAGATACTGGTATGTTTACGTTTGATAGGGGCTATACTAGCACTGCTATGTGTAGATCAGCTATCACGTTTATAGATGGTGAAAAAGGTGAATTGATGCACCGCGGATATGATATAGCGTGGTTAGCAGAAAATAAACTTTATCTTGATGTTGTTTATCTTTTGCTAAATAAACATCTTCCAAGCCCAGAAGAGCTAGAGTCATTTAGACGCGAACTAAAAGAAAGAAGCTTTTTAAATGAAAAAATGCTAAAGCTCTTTGATTGTTTCCCTGATAAAGCACATCCTATGGCAGTTCTTCAAGCAAGCGTCGCTACTATGAGTGCTTACTATAAAAGAGATATGAACTTTGATGATATGAAAGACTATATGGAACTTGCGAAGCGTTTAGTGGCTAAAATTCCTACTTTTATAGCGTTTCATTATCGTTATACTCGTGGCTTTCCTGTGATTTATCCGGATTTGGATCGTGGATTTACTGAGAACTTCTTATATATGTTAAGAGCGTTTCCACATAATAAAGTCGATCTAAGACCTATCGAAGTAAAGGCTTTTGATACTGTTTTGATGCTGCATGCTGACCATGAGCAAAATGCCTCTACTACTACTGTTAGAACTGTGGGCTCTACTCACGCTCATCCGTATTCTTGTATAAGTGCTGGTATAGGTGCGCTTTGGGGTCATGCTCATGGCGGTGCGAATGAAGGTGTTATAAGACAACTTGAGATGATAGGAACTCCAGATAGGGTTGATGAGTTTATTAAAAAAGCAAAAGACAAAAACGATCCATTCCGCCTAATGGGCTTTGGACATAGAGTTTATAAAAACTTTGATCCACGTGCTAAAGTGCTAAAAGGATTAAGAGATAAACTTATAAATGAGATAGGAATAGACAATAATCTTATAAAAGTTGCAAGTAGGATAGAAGAAATAGCGTTAAATGATGATTATTTTGTATCAAGAAATTTATATCCAAATGTTGATTTCCATAGCGGACTTATCTTAAAAGCTTTAGGAATTCCAAATGAGATGTTCGCAGCTATCTTCGTTATGGGTAGAGTTCCTGGCTGGCTTAGCCAATGGATGGAGCTAAAATCTCAAGATAGTATAAAAATAGTTCGTCCAAGACAACTCTACGTTGGACCTACTTGCCCTCCTAAAGATTAA
- a CDS encoding cation:proton antiporter, whose amino-acid sequence MQHSATNELSILLVLAFIIFISPYFSKISKIPIAPIEIILGILFGFFGFIPQSELFRIVAEVGFFYLMFLAGTEIDLKSFFKIEKSVIKLVLSYIAILYILAGLLSILISPAFLVVIVVPLMSVGILSTLFKEYGKNEPWLNLAMITGSIGEVISIVIITMVGAYVEFGDNAQFYNSIYYFILFMVLCVLGFKGLEVLFWWYPNLKVLLMPHYDKDEKDIRLSMALFFATVAAMIYLNLEIAFGAFIAGSFIATFFDHKKDLPHKLGSFGFGFLVPTFFVYIGSTVDLKSLFMPGVLSNAFLMLVFMTIIRVASSVIFLKRLGSFDSLLFGLSLSMPLTLLIATATIAYNAGNISQELYFSFILASLFEAIVALTMIKFIFFLKSRLKG is encoded by the coding sequence TTGCAACACAGTGCCACTAACGAACTCTCTATTTTGCTGGTTTTGGCGTTTATAATCTTTATATCGCCATATTTTTCGAAAATCTCTAAAATACCTATCGCTCCTATAGAGATCATTTTAGGAATTCTTTTTGGCTTTTTTGGTTTTATCCCACAAAGCGAACTGTTTCGAATAGTAGCAGAGGTGGGATTTTTTTATCTAATGTTTTTAGCAGGAACAGAGATAGACTTAAAATCATTTTTTAAAATCGAAAAAAGTGTTATAAAGCTAGTTCTTTCTTATATAGCTATACTTTATATCTTAGCAGGACTTCTTAGTATATTGATATCTCCAGCATTTTTGGTCGTAATAGTAGTACCGCTTATGTCTGTTGGGATTTTATCTACTCTTTTTAAAGAGTATGGCAAAAACGAGCCTTGGTTAAATTTAGCTATGATAACAGGAAGTATAGGCGAAGTCATAAGCATAGTTATAATAACTATGGTTGGTGCTTACGTAGAGTTTGGGGATAACGCACAATTTTATAATAGCATATATTATTTTATCCTTTTTATGGTGCTTTGTGTGCTTGGATTTAAGGGGCTTGAAGTGCTTTTTTGGTGGTATCCAAATTTAAAAGTGCTACTTATGCCTCATTATGATAAAGATGAAAAAGACATAAGACTTTCTATGGCGCTTTTCTTTGCGACTGTTGCTGCGATGATCTATTTAAATTTAGAAATAGCTTTTGGGGCATTCATCGCAGGTAGCTTTATAGCGACGTTTTTTGACCATAAAAAAGATCTTCCTCATAAGCTTGGTAGCTTTGGTTTTGGTTTTTTAGTGCCTACGTTTTTTGTCTATATAGGCTCGACTGTGGATTTAAAATCTCTGTTTATGCCCGGTGTTCTAAGCAACGCATTTTTGATGCTTGTATTTATGACTATTATAAGAGTTGCTTCTAGTGTGATATTTTTAAAACGTTTAGGAAGCTTTGATTCTTTGCTTTTTGGGCTTTCTTTATCTATGCCACTCACTCTTCTTATCGCCACTGCAACGATAGCATATAATGCTGGAAATATCAGTCAAGAGCTGTATTTTTCATTTATTTTGGCAAGTTTATTTGAGGCGATAGTAGCTTTGACAATGATAAAATTTATATTCTTTCTTAAAAGTAGGCTTAAAGGATAA
- a CDS encoding biotin synthase → MNKVVMLCAICNVSSGNCPEDCAYCTQSAHVKADINRYKQKSIEQILKEAKMAKANKALGFCLVTSGRGLDDKKLEFICEVARVLQKEVPELLLIACNGSASYESLKELKNAGIFSYNHNLETSREYFPKICSTHSWDERFQTNLNAKRAGLELCCGGIYGLGESNEDRISFRNSLKELNPFTSPVNFFIPNPALKIKEPKLSADEALRLLKDTAKALPNTRIMVAGGREVILGDRQYEILENGASAIVVGDYLTTSGEIASKDIAELKKRGFEFATQCH, encoded by the coding sequence ATGAATAAAGTAGTAATGCTCTGTGCGATATGTAATGTTAGTAGTGGCAACTGCCCTGAGGATTGCGCGTATTGTACTCAAAGCGCTCATGTAAAAGCTGATATAAATAGATATAAACAAAAGAGCATAGAGCAAATTTTAAAAGAGGCCAAAATGGCTAAGGCTAATAAAGCTCTTGGCTTTTGCTTGGTTACTAGCGGTAGGGGACTTGATGATAAAAAGCTAGAGTTTATATGTGAAGTGGCTAGAGTTTTGCAAAAAGAGGTACCCGAACTGCTGCTGATAGCTTGTAATGGAAGTGCTAGTTATGAGAGTTTAAAAGAGCTAAAAAATGCTGGAATTTTCAGCTATAATCACAATCTTGAAACAAGCCGTGAATACTTCCCTAAAATCTGCTCCACTCATAGCTGGGATGAGAGATTTCAGACAAATTTAAATGCCAAAAGAGCGGGGCTTGAGCTTTGCTGTGGCGGGATTTATGGTCTTGGTGAGAGCAATGAAGATAGGATAAGTTTTAGAAACTCATTAAAAGAGCTAAATCCTTTTACAAGTCCGGTAAATTTCTTTATCCCAAATCCCGCTTTGAAAATCAAAGAGCCAAAACTTAGTGCCGATGAAGCTCTAAGACTGCTTAAAGATACAGCCAAAGCCTTGCCAAATACCCGCATAATGGTAGCTGGCGGTAGAGAGGTAATCCTTGGCGATAGACAATATGAGATATTAGAAAATGGAGCTAGTGCCATTGTCGTGGGCGATTATCTTACTACTAGTGGCGAGATTGCTAGTAAAGACATAGCAGAGTTAAAAAAACGAGGCTTTGAGTTTGCAACACAGTGCCACTAA
- the topA gene encoding type I DNA topoisomerase, translated as MSKLIIVESPAKAKTIKNFLGNEYKVIASKGHIRDLPKSSFGIKIEDDKFSPEYRISSDHSAIVKEIKELAKSADTIYLATDEDREGEAIAYHIAMAIGKKPESMPRIVFHEITKSAIQNALKSPRTLDMNSVNAQQARRLLDRIVGYKLSPLLNAKIQRGLSAGRVQSSALKILVDREREIREFKPIEYFSIDTKFKKDIEAELIQFENQKIEKLTITNSERANFIVERLKFEEFSVDNIESKERKTSPQPPFMTSTLQQSASNRLGFSPKKTMMLAQTLYEGVQTNNGFMGAITYMRTDSLNLAKEAVESARKLIKSEFGDKYLPSKAQIYATKSKGAQEAHEAIRPTNLSFTPEIAAKFLEKDLLKLYTLIYNRFLSSQMSPSVSMLQSVFVKSASAVYKISGRKVIFDGFYKVYGDLDKDKILPNLNVSDRLELQNIKSQSHFTEPPSRYSEAGLVKKLESLGIGRPSTYAPTISLLTSRDYVKIEKKQLIPNDIAFTITSVLEENFKDIVDSEFTSKMEEKLDDIAENKADWQEVLSNFYRPFIKQIDEGKTNIKSQKVAEPIGEKCPDCGGELVKRKGRFGEFIACLNFPKCKYSRNLANSNKFEKKEPSKIGVQCPDCGGELVERISKKGKFYGCLNYPKCNFISRYKPTGENCPNCGKPMVLKELKKGNFKECPQCKFKKEVSDDE; from the coding sequence ATGAGCAAATTGATAATCGTAGAATCCCCGGCAAAAGCAAAAACTATAAAGAATTTTTTAGGCAATGAGTATAAAGTCATAGCTAGTAAAGGTCACATAAGAGACCTTCCAAAGTCGAGTTTTGGTATCAAAATAGAAGATGATAAATTTTCTCCTGAGTATAGGATTAGTAGCGACCACTCTGCAATAGTCAAAGAGATAAAAGAGCTTGCTAAGAGTGCTGATACCATCTATCTAGCGACCGATGAGGATAGAGAAGGTGAAGCCATAGCATACCATATCGCTATGGCGATCGGAAAGAAGCCTGAGTCGATGCCGCGTATCGTTTTTCACGAGATAACTAAATCAGCCATACAAAATGCACTTAAAAGCCCAAGAACGCTTGATATGAACAGCGTAAATGCTCAACAAGCTAGAAGGCTTTTAGATAGGATAGTCGGCTACAAGCTAAGTCCGCTTTTAAACGCAAAAATTCAGCGTGGTCTTAGTGCAGGACGCGTCCAAAGCTCAGCTCTTAAAATCCTAGTTGATCGTGAGCGTGAGATTAGAGAATTTAAACCTATTGAGTATTTTAGCATTGATACTAAATTTAAAAAAGACATTGAAGCTGAACTTATACAATTTGAAAATCAAAAGATAGAAAAACTTACTATTACAAACTCTGAGCGTGCAAATTTTATAGTAGAGCGTCTTAAATTTGAAGAATTTAGTGTAGATAATATCGAAAGCAAAGAGAGAAAAACTAGCCCACAACCGCCATTTATGACTTCTACTTTGCAACAAAGCGCGTCAAATCGTTTGGGCTTTAGTCCTAAAAAGACTATGATGCTAGCACAAACTTTATATGAAGGCGTGCAGACAAATAACGGATTTATGGGAGCTATCACATATATGAGAACAGATAGCTTAAATTTGGCCAAAGAAGCAGTTGAGTCTGCAAGAAAGCTCATAAAGAGCGAATTTGGAGATAAATACTTACCATCAAAAGCTCAAATTTACGCTACTAAAAGCAAAGGAGCGCAAGAAGCTCATGAGGCTATTCGCCCTACAAATTTGAGCTTTACTCCAGAGATTGCGGCTAAGTTTTTGGAAAAAGATCTGCTAAAACTTTATACTCTCATTTATAATAGATTTTTATCGTCTCAGATGAGTCCTAGCGTATCTATGCTTCAAAGCGTATTTGTTAAAAGTGCAAGTGCAGTGTATAAAATATCTGGTAGAAAAGTCATATTTGATGGATTTTATAAAGTTTATGGCGATCTTGATAAAGATAAGATCTTGCCAAATTTAAATGTTTCAGATAGGCTAGAGCTGCAAAATATAAAATCACAAAGTCATTTTACCGAACCACCTAGTCGCTACTCTGAGGCCGGACTTGTAAAAAAACTAGAGAGCTTAGGTATAGGAAGACCATCTACTTATGCGCCTACTATTTCGCTTTTGACAAGCCGTGATTACGTAAAAATAGAAAAAAAGCAATTAATCCCAAATGATATCGCATTTACTATAACTTCAGTATTAGAAGAGAATTTTAAAGATATTGTAGATAGTGAATTTACTTCTAAAATGGAAGAAAAACTTGATGATATAGCCGAAAATAAAGCTGATTGGCAAGAGGTTTTATCTAACTTTTATCGCCCTTTTATCAAACAGATCGATGAAGGAAAAACAAATATAAAAAGCCAAAAAGTAGCCGAGCCTATAGGTGAGAAATGCCCTGATTGCGGTGGAGAACTAGTCAAAAGAAAAGGTAGATTTGGCGAGTTTATAGCTTGTTTGAATTTTCCAAAATGTAAATATAGCAGAAACCTAGCTAACTCTAATAAATTTGAAAAAAAAGAGCCGTCTAAAATCGGCGTTCAATGCCCTGATTGTGGCGGAGAATTGGTCGAGAGAATTAGCAAAAAAGGTAAATTCTATGGCTGTTTAAACTACCCAAAATGTAACTTTATAAGCAGATACAAACCGACTGGAGAAAACTGCCCTAACTGCGGTAAGCCTATGGTCTTAAAAGAGCTAAAAAAAGGCAATTTCAAAGAGTGTCCCCAGTGTAAATTTAAAAAAGAGGTAAGTGATGATGAATAA
- a CDS encoding NAD(P)-dependent alcohol dehydrogenase, protein MSIFTDKIPAKGYALLSKDSKFSSFEFTRHSLGDGDILIEILYSGICHSDIHTARDEWGGTIYPCVPGHEIAGQVVAVGKNVSKFKVGDYAGVGCMVNSCGECDACKASMEQFCERGKTIYTYNSSDCFHGGENTYGGYSNNIVVSEKFAIKVAKNAPLDKVAPLLCAGITTYSPLKFSKIKAGDKVGVAGFGGLGMMAVKYAVKMGASVSVFARNDKKKSQAIELGVSNFYTTNDKNLVNERFDLIISTIPTKYEVGAYIDLLKYGGELAIVGLPPYEVAPSISVTELVHKAGKKVYGSLIGGIKETQEMMDFSLENEIYPETIIVSPSQIDEVYERLTNGSGEFRYVIDMKA, encoded by the coding sequence ATGAGTATTTTCACAGACAAAATCCCTGCTAAGGGATATGCGTTGCTATCAAAGGATTCTAAATTTAGCTCTTTTGAATTCACTCGCCATAGCTTGGGTGATGGGGATATTTTGATTGAAATTTTGTATAGCGGGATATGCCATAGCGATATTCACACGGCTAGAGATGAGTGGGGCGGGACTATTTATCCATGCGTTCCTGGTCATGAGATAGCCGGACAAGTGGTCGCTGTGGGTAAAAATGTGAGTAAATTTAAAGTTGGGGATTATGCTGGGGTAGGATGTATGGTAAATAGCTGCGGAGAGTGCGATGCGTGTAAGGCTAGTATGGAGCAGTTTTGTGAGCGTGGTAAGACTATATATACTTATAATTCTAGCGATTGCTTTCATGGTGGTGAGAATACATATGGTGGATACTCTAATAATATAGTTGTGAGTGAGAAATTTGCTATCAAAGTGGCGAAAAATGCGCCATTAGATAAGGTAGCGCCACTTTTGTGTGCTGGGATAACTACATATTCGCCACTTAAATTTTCTAAGATAAAAGCCGGTGATAAAGTCGGTGTGGCTGGATTTGGTGGTCTTGGGATGATGGCTGTGAAATATGCTGTTAAGATGGGGGCTAGTGTTAGCGTATTTGCTAGAAATGATAAGAAAAAATCTCAAGCTATAGAGCTTGGGGTTAGTAATTTCTATACTACAAATGATAAAAATTTGGTTAATGAGAGATTTGATCTTATCATATCTACTATACCGACTAAGTATGAAGTGGGAGCTTATATAGATCTGCTTAAATATGGCGGAGAATTAGCTATTGTGGGACTTCCGCCTTATGAGGTAGCGCCTAGCATAAGCGTTACTGAGCTAGTGCATAAAGCTGGTAAAAAGGTATATGGCTCACTCATTGGTGGGATTAAAGAGACGCAAGAGATGATGGATTTTTCGCTTGAAAATGAAATTTACCCTGAAACTATAATAGTATCGCCATCGCAAATCGATGAAGTCTATGAGAGGCTTACAAATGGCTCTGGAGAGTTTCGCTATGTGATCGATATGAAGGCTTGA
- a CDS encoding molybdopterin molybdotransferase MoeA, with amino-acid sequence MKSYDESLNDLLTTAVAWDRIERIPLSAARDRIACEDIVAKRDYPEFPTSAMDGYAIKFEDLKLKKLKILGSLPAGSQSKNINLKNGECLKTFTGALLCDGSDTIIPIENVNVEGENIEILQGVTKGFAVRLVGESYKKNDILIKKGTKLGYSELGLLAELGISYVNVYLRPKVAVLSTGSEIVDIGERPKNSAQIHSSNHIAIANMVACMNCEVITLPIIKDDHDLIKQAVINTLKSVDFIITTGGVSVGDFDFMRDIVKEFELVVNKATIKPGRHIKVAKLGEKYIFALPGFPYSAMVTCALYFREFIDKLLGVKENYKFKAILAEDYHKKSPFEEFSAASVTNENGVIKISTRAKKSGSSAIVTNLNNKAVLLRAKTSLKKGEVVEYITMV; translated from the coding sequence ATGAAAAGCTATGATGAAAGTTTAAATGATCTATTAACCACGGCAGTGGCGTGGGATAGGATCGAGCGTATTCCACTTAGCGCAGCTAGAGATAGAATAGCTTGTGAAGATATCGTTGCTAAGCGTGACTATCCGGAATTTCCTACATCGGCTATGGATGGATACGCTATCAAATTTGAAGATCTAAAATTAAAAAAACTAAAGATTTTAGGTTCGCTTCCAGCGGGCTCGCAAAGCAAAAATATAAATTTAAAAAATGGAGAATGTCTAAAAACATTCACAGGAGCTCTTCTTTGCGATGGTAGCGATACGATAATCCCGATCGAAAATGTAAATGTAGAAGGCGAAAATATAGAGATATTACAAGGCGTCACAAAAGGTTTTGCCGTGCGTCTAGTAGGAGAAAGCTACAAAAAAAATGATATTCTTATTAAAAAAGGCACAAAACTTGGCTACTCAGAGCTTGGGCTTTTAGCCGAACTTGGGATTAGCTACGTAAATGTATATCTGCGTCCAAAAGTTGCTGTTCTTAGTACCGGTAGTGAGATAGTAGATATCGGTGAGAGACCTAAAAATAGTGCTCAAATTCATAGCTCAAACCATATCGCCATCGCAAATATGGTAGCTTGTATGAATTGCGAAGTCATTACATTGCCTATTATAAAAGACGATCATGACTTGATAAAACAAGCCGTTATAAACACTTTAAAAAGTGTGGATTTCATCATCACGACAGGCGGAGTGAGTGTTGGGGATTTTGATTTTATGCGTGATATTGTAAAAGAATTTGAATTAGTAGTAAATAAGGCTACTATTAAGCCAGGTCGTCATATAAAAGTGGCAAAACTAGGCGAAAAATACATATTTGCACTTCCTGGATTTCCGTATTCGGCTATGGTTACTTGCGCTCTTTATTTCAGAGAGTTTATAGACAAACTGCTTGGAGTGAAAGAAAACTACAAATTTAAAGCGATTTTAGCAGAGGATTATCATAAAAAATCGCCTTTTGAAGAGTTTAGCGCAGCAAGTGTGACAAATGAAAACGGAGTTATAAAGATATCTACAAGGGCTAAAAAATCAGGCTCATCGGCGATAGTTACAAATTTAAACAACAAAGCCGTATTATTACGAGCTAAAACTAGCTTAAAAAAAGGCGAGGTAGTAGAATACATAACTATGGTTTAA
- the galE gene encoding UDP-glucose 4-epimerase GalE: MNILITGGAGYIGSHVLKALLEEGGHNITVIDNFYTGSKEALITLEKVGKFEFIKCDLADTSSLREIFRERNFEAIIHFAAYIEVFESTQKPLKYYLNNTANAANLINLAIEYGVSKFIFSSTAATYGEPKNGVVDEQSEQNPINPYGRSKLMTEWILKDAALANRDFKFGILRYFNVAGASSDGLIGQNYPNATHLVKVAVQTIVGKRESMSIFGNDYATKDGTCIRDYIHIEDLASAHLAVLEYLKTNDSDIFNVGYGKGFSVKEVIQTAKKVSGVDFKVLNAPRREGDPAMLISDASKLRNKTSWKPTRENLELIISSALEWEKKLK; the protein is encoded by the coding sequence ATGAATATCTTGATAACCGGAGGAGCTGGATATATCGGCTCTCACGTTTTAAAAGCTCTGTTAGAAGAGGGCGGGCATAATATAACTGTTATAGATAATTTTTACACAGGTAGCAAAGAGGCGTTAATAACGCTTGAAAAGGTTGGGAAATTTGAGTTTATAAAATGCGATTTAGCTGATACTTCTAGCCTTAGGGAGATTTTTAGAGAGCGTAATTTTGAAGCGATCATACATTTTGCAGCGTATATAGAAGTATTTGAAAGCACTCAAAAACCACTGAAATATTATCTAAATAACACGGCAAACGCCGCAAATTTAATAAATTTAGCTATTGAATATGGCGTGAGTAAATTTATATTTAGCTCGACTGCTGCTACTTATGGGGAGCCAAAAAATGGCGTAGTTGATGAACAAAGTGAGCAAAATCCGATAAATCCATATGGCAGAAGTAAGCTTATGACAGAGTGGATCTTAAAAGACGCTGCACTTGCAAATAGGGATTTTAAATTTGGTATTTTGCGTTATTTTAACGTAGCTGGAGCGAGTTCTGATGGGCTTATCGGTCAAAACTATCCAAATGCTACTCACTTAGTCAAGGTTGCTGTGCAAACTATTGTTGGAAAAAGAGAAAGTATGAGTATTTTTGGGAATGATTATGCTACAAAAGATGGAACTTGCATAAGGGATTATATCCATATAGAAGATCTTGCAAGTGCTCATTTGGCGGTACTTGAGTATCTAAAAACAAATGATAGTGATATATTTAATGTTGGCTATGGCAAAGGATTTAGCGTAAAAGAGGTCATTCAAACAGCTAAAAAAGTCAGCGGAGTGGATTTTAAAGTATTAAACGCCCCGCGCCGTGAGGGCGATCCGGCTATGCTTATATCAGACGCTAGTAAGCTTAGAAATAAAACTAGTTGGAAGCCAACTCGCGAGAATTTGGAGCTCATCATTAGCTCAGCTTTAGAGTGGGAGAAAAAACTTAAATAA